A stretch of DNA from Odocoileus virginianus isolate 20LAN1187 ecotype Illinois chromosome 7, Ovbor_1.2, whole genome shotgun sequence:
gaaattatttaAAGCAACTTGCAAAAACACATGAGCTAAAGGAGTAACTGAGGATACTTTGGCAAGTGGAGTATTGGTTTTTGAAAAGACAacggtatttttttaaattaagtcagAATTAtcttcaaatgttttattttgatctACTCAAATATGTTAACATTTTCATAAACATCAATTACATATGACACATGTAAACATATCAACTAACATACAGTTAATatgtaataaaaaaacaaaagattttggGGGGAACTGAGTATTTCATGTACCTAAACTATATAGAAGTGACCAGAATGTCTaagataattcttttttaaaatgtttataattgatatataaaaaaGTGCACACTCtagtgatttgatatacatatacgttgtgaaaggattcccccatctagttaattaacatatccatcacctcatattTGGGGGGGGGTGAGACCATTTAAATTCTACTCTCTTAGCAGATTTCAACTATACAATAGTGTTATCAAGTGTGATCACCATGTTTCACATTAGCTCCTCCAAccatattcatcttataactgaaagtttgtattcTTTCACCAACCTCTCCTTATTTCCCCctatttcttttgtatatttatcataaatttttgctttgtggttacaATGAGGCTTTTTACAAAACATCTTATAATAGTCTATTTCAAGCTGAGAGCAAGTTCAAACACATACTAAAACTCTACCTTTTTaactctctcctcctcccatagtttatatttttgttggcacaatttgtatatttttacctAGTGTGTACATTAACAAATTACTGtagttatagttatttttaaaactttttagttttaatCACTAGATTCACAAATGATTCACCCACTAAggcaacagtattttttttttttttgtatattttattgctAACCTGTAACCAAACCCTTCTCCCAGCTGTGTAACCTTCTCTCAGTATTCAagcacattgctgctgctgctgctgttgctagccacttcagtcgtgtccgactctgtgtgatcccacagacggcagcccaccaggctcccccattcctgggattctccctccaggcaagaacactggaatgggttgccatttccttctccagtgcatgaaagtgaaaagtgaaagtgaagtcgctcagtcatgcccgactcttagcgaccccatggactgcagcctaccaggctcctccatccatgggattttccaggcaagagtactggagtggggtgccattgccttctccgaaggcAACAGTATTTTAACGCTAACCCCCATGACACTGGCTCTGGGTTTCATGTTTTCTTCTTATCCAGATCTCAGGACTCCCAACCCAATATACTTTGCTCTAAATCATACTTCCAGAGGAGATCAGGTAGCAAATATCTAAGCAAACTGGCAACCCAGGGCGGAAGGCTTAGGGAAAATCAACAGAGCTGATTTCCAACATTCAATAGATTTTGTAATCATGAAGCCACATACAGAGCTGGCTACCCTCTTGAATAAACTGTTCAGCATTACCACACATTTCTTAACATGGCCAGCTTTAGCACTGGTGAACTCGTGGTACGGATGGAATATCCCCAGGAGTTCCATACTCCAGGCTCTCTCACAGGTTTAGGAATATTGAGTGGGCTTTTCTGCTTGCCCTACTTTCTTGACAATTGAGATCTTCTGAAGTTTATGACAAGACTGGAATATGTTTCatcttggaaaaagaatcttTACCAATCAGTGCTTTTAAACTTGATTTGCAAAGATCCCTCTGGTTCATCAAAGCCTGCTGTCTGCCCCTACGGTGCACCCCCACTACTACCCTTGGGGGGAAAAACGTGTTATCATACTGGCAAGGTGATTTCTGGTTCTGCTGAAATGAAAACACCCAAGGTCACCTGTCTTTCTGCAGACTCACTGAGAAGTTGGATGTATATTCTCTGTTAATCCTTAGAGTATTCAGCTGTTGTTCTCAGGCACTTAGATAATACCTACAAATCTGCAGACACATTTTATTGATCTGAAACtcatgctttttttccctctaaacttCCTAATTGGGCAGTCAGCAAAGTTAACATGTGTTGAAACACTGAAATGCCTTTATAATGCGTTAATTGCATAACAGCTATAGACAAATTTGTTCACTGATTATCTTTATAAtcaatattatttattgattatatttattttctaatattgctACACTTGATCAATACTGCTAACCTGAGTTTTGACCTACTGTCCTTCATACACGGCAGCTAGAATCCCCAGGAGAAGCCAAATTGAAAAACCCTAAATGGAGAGGGAAGATTTTAGCACTGTGGTGCTCTAGCAAGGGACCAAGACAGTGAAAAGGACTGCCCAGAAAAGAGGCACACACATAAAGGGATGTCTGCATAGACAACACTCCTCGCTTGCCTTACCTTGGGTTGATTCCCTTGCCTCTGCCTCTCTCACTGTAAAGCACGCCGCATGCAGTCACACTGCATCACAAATGCCTTAGGTGAACACTGCGGGAGAGAGACAGGAAGTTGATCAGAGCCCTGGCAGCAGTGGTGTGTGGGCCACTGCTGAAAggtgacagtgaaagtcactcagtcatgtaggactctttgtgatcccatgaacgacacagtccatggatttatccaggccagaatactggagtgggtagcctttcacttctctagggaatcttcccaacccagggtttgaacccagggctcccacattgggcttctctggtagctcagctggtaaagaatccgcctgaaatgcaggagacccggttcaattcctgggttgggaagatcccctggagaagggaaaggctacccactccagtattctggcctggagaattccagggactgtatagtccatggggtcgcaaagagtcggacacggctgagcgactttcactgcaAGGGCCAGTGCCGGGCCACGGTAAACTGCCAAATACAGTCAGTGGTTCCTCTTACAGAAAAATGCATTCGACAATTTAAAGAGCTTTCCTTTATTCGGAGGTTATAGTCTTACTTCTTCAGTGATAATAAAagagctttctttccttttctcttttttagataaaattttagcaaacacaGATGGTTGGTGCCTTTTCAGATGAATTTTCTCCCTAAGTCAGTGTTGCCAATAAGTTGGCAGCCCTGTTTGTTTCACAACAATTTTCCGAAACTCTGCTAGTCCGTGAAATCCGAAATTGTGGACAATGGTGGGTTTAATGATTCTGGAAGTTCTTTCCAATTTTATGGTGCCAATAATCTACTGATAAAACAGGAAGAGTACAACATCCATAAACTATACCCCAAGCCCTAGGAAAATATAGACATGAGAACACATTTTGAGAACATAggtaatttatttaactaattaAGGCAAGtgatttcccttggtatcttccAACTACAAAACACAAATGTgtccattttgtcatttttcaaaacaaatttattCTCTCTGGGGATCTGGCCTGTTTAGAGTGACTGCTTCAATCAAACTGAAACCAGGCCTTCATGGGTCTTTGTGTCATTGTAGGGAGGTgtggaaaagaacaaaatcatgTAACACAGTGGCAAACATCCCTGggcttttgcttctttctttacaTGGTTCCTAGCCAGACTGTGAGCTCTGAGGGTCAGAGATTACCTCTATTTTTCTCAGCATCCCTAAACACTACCAAAGTGACGCAGAGAGGTAACCTTGTGAAGGGTCACTGGATGGCTAAATAAACCTGACTTCATAACTGAAACAGGCAAGAGAGACCTCAGTTCCTCCAGCTGTGGTGCTCTCCTCTTATCCACCTTAGTTAACCTACTTCCTGCGCAGCTGCTCACACGACAGAAGGGATGGGCTTTGTGGGTTTCCTGAATAGACCATAGATGTAGAAAGGTAAATCTAGGAAGCAAGACAAAGTACCGTCTCCTCTGTCTTGGAAAACTTAGAGGTATGTATTAGTGAGAGCTACACACACATACTGCAGGTTGATGTCAGCCCCAACTCACAAAGGCTGGACACAGGCAAAAGGCATTTGCCAAATGCTGTTGTTCCAGGCTCTCCCCATGTGTTTGCTGGCCAAGAAGTAAACTATATTGAGCACTGCAGTGGTGGGAATCCATTCAGCCAGGGATAAACCTAAAGTTCCATTCTGGGTTCACTGCTGAAAAACATACAGAATAACATAGGAAAACCAGCTGAGATCAAATGTGTAAGCCCATTCCTGGTACCTTCCCACTTGAGCTCTGAGGAAAGCTGATGACCACAGTGCAAGGCAAAGCTGGTAGGTGGGCAACCGAGAATTCTCCGTCCCAGGAATCCATCCTACATTAAGGatgtaaaagctaaaaaaaaatagaagactttAGTGAATTTTGAGCTCAAAACTGGTTTTTCTATGTTATTCTGTATGTGACACCAACATGGATCTTCAGCTTTATCCCTGTTCATTGTAAGGGAAGAAGTTGTATATAATTGGACACATTTTGGTTTACCCTCATTGAGAATTTTAACCTGTTTTTGTATGATGCtacaataattttataaaaattttatttatttatggctgtgctgaaTCTTCGTGGCTGtggaggcttttctctagctgctgtgAGGGGGGCTACTTTCTCAGAGCATTGGCtgctcttgttgaggagcatgggctctaggacatGTGGGCTTTAACAGTTGTGCCTCCTagggtctagagcacaggctcagtagttgtggcgcaggggTTTAGATGCtccacggcatgtaggatcttcctggatgaaggatagaacccgtgtctcctgcattaagaGCCaatacactgagccaccaggcaagcccaataatttttaaacatatttattttaccagcttaaaaaaaccaaaacttttcaGGACAAATTTCTTATACTCTACTTATTTGTTCAAATAAAGATTCTCAGCTAATGTtggttaacatacacacacacacacacacacacacacacacacacacacacacatatatataatgacaGAGACAGCATGAGGGCAACAGAGAGATTTACTCTAAGGAACTGGCTCAAGTGATTATGAAGGCTGAGACAGTCTATGATCCCCTGTCCATGAGCTGCAGATCCAGGGAAGCCAGTGGCATAAATCCAGTCTTGAGTCCAAAGACCTGAAAACTGGAGGGCTGACGGTGTAAGTCACAGTCAGAAGGGAGGAGAAGACCAAAGTCCCAGCTCACGCAGACCGGCAGAGGCAGCAAAGTGACCCTTCCTGGGCCTTTTTGTTCTACTCCGGCCTCCAACAGACTGGACGATGTCCAGTCACACTGgggagggtaatctgctttactcagccaactgattcaaatgctctTCTCTTCTGGGAGCATCCTGGCAGGCATGACCAGAACATGTTTAACTTGATAGGCTGGACACCCCAGGGTGCAGTCAGGTAGCCACACAAAATAACCCGTACTTGCATCTCAGGGTGCCATGCTTGGCAAGTGCACATCACAGTAACTGTGTTTACtttctccacagtgaggacaACAAGAATTCTCTGGAGCAAATCCTTCCACAGCTGAAATGCCATTTCACGTGGAACTTATTTAAGGAAGAAACTGTCTCTCATGACCTCGAAGACAGAGTGTGTAACCAGATTGAATTTTTAAACTCTGAGTTCAAAGCTACAAAGTACAACTTGTTGGCCTACATAAAACACTTAAAGGGTCAAAACAAAGCAGCCCTGGAATGCTTACAGCAAGCCGAAGAGTGCATCCAGCAAGAGTACGATGACCAGGCAGAGGTCAGAAGCCTGGTCACCTGGGGAAACTATGCCTGGGTCTACTATCACCTGGGAAGATTCGCAGAAGCTCAGCTTTATGTTGACAAGGTGAAACAAGTCTGCCAGAAGTTCTCAAATCCTTACAGTATTGAATGTCCTGAGCTGGACTGTGAGGAAGGGTGGACACTGGTAAAGTGTGgtgggaaaaaaattgaaagggCAAAGGTGTATTTTCAGAAGGCTCTGGAAGAGAAACCTAACAACCCGGAATTCTCCTCTGGACTGGCCATCGCAATGTACTACCTGGATGACAGGCCAGAGCAGAAGTCCTCTGTGGACATTCTGAAGCAGGCCGTTGAGCTGAGTCCTGACAATCAGTACATCAAAGTTCTCCTGGCCCTGACGCTGCAGAAGATGAATGAACAAGCTGAAGGGGAACAGCTGGTTGTAGAGGCTCTGGAAAAAGCTCCTTGTCAAATAGATGTCCTTCGCAGTGCAGCCAAATTTTACCAAGGAAAAGGTGATCTAGACAAAGCAATTGAACTGTTGCTAACGGCACTGGAATCCATACCAAACAATGCCTACCTCTATCACCAGATTGCATGCTGCTATAtggaaaaagtcaaacaaattCAACATACAGGAGAATCTGAAGCTAGTGGAAATGGAGAGAAGATTGAAGAACTAAGGGAACATGCTAGAAACTATATGAATAAAGCGATTGAGAAGGGACTAAATCCTCTGCATGCATATTCTGATGAGTTCCTGGAAAATGAAGAATGTTATCAGACAGCTTTCAGTAAGGAGCTCCCAAGCACCAAGGAAGAAGAGCTCCATCAGCACGATTGCAATCCTCAGGAGGATCGTGAGATATCTGAAGACACTGCAGTCCAATGTTCTTTAGACGGTTTACCCATAAGCACAAAAtcaactgagaaagaaaagacgAAATTCCAGCTACAGAATGTAGCTAAAAACCGGCTACCACAGAATGTAGCATATTCTTGGTCTCTCCAAGGCTTAATTCACAAGATGAATGAAGAGCTGCTGCAGGCAGCCGAATGCTATGAGAAGGCACTGGGCCACCTCCTAAGGAACAGCCCTTCGGGCATAGGTAGCGTTTTCCTGCCATCAACTGAGCGTGAAGAAGGCAGTGAGGAAATGGAGCAGGATGCAGACAGCTCTATACTCAGAGAGCTTCCTGACCCCTGAgctgagacagagaggaagaaaaggaagagaaagtcagGGAGCGGGAAGACTGACATTGTAGGGAGGGGGCTGGAAAAGCACATCCCCAATCTGAGCTTACTGAGCAAGATGGTCCTGCTTATCGTTTTAAGGCATGTTTCTAGAGAGTAGCTTGCTCACGACTGTCTTCCCTGTCCATACCAGCTACACACAGTTCTCTGGCCTGCAGGTCTTAAACTGCCAGCAGAAACAGTGCTTCAGGCCTGCATGAGGCATTCCGTTCTCCAGACAGCCCTGTGTCTGCCCTTCTTGCCAAGGTCATAACTGGCGACTATCAACATAATCTCATGCTCTCATCATCCAGGCTTCTGGGCCCCCTGGAAGACTAGCTTCTGACCAACCCTGAAATGTTCTTTATGTCTTGCTTTTGGCTTCAGCTATATGTGATTTTTGTTAGTGATactacaataaatatatattgttgatttgctgttgttgtttagtcgctgtatccaactcttctgTGGGCCCAAGGACTGcagtcccaccaggctcctctgttcatggaatttcccaggcaagaatactggagtgggttgccatttcctcctccaggggaatctttccaatccagggatagaacccgtgtctcctgcattgcaggtggattctttaccactgagccttctaAGAAACCAATATGCTTGATAGTAACActataatcaattttaaaatttcaacttggGATAGATTTAATTgtatggtttgtgtgtgtgtgtgactaagAGTAACATCAGTTCTCAAGCTTTCTCTTACAATGGATGGTAAGTAATTGCCACAGCCATCCTAGGCTATTCTCAACACACCCATTTTAGCTTCTCTTTGGCACTGATACCCTCACCCTGTAGCCAGTCCATCTGTGGGCTCTGGGAACTGGGACTCTCATTCCAGCCCAGGGGCCTCAGCTGGGCCCAGTGCCCAGTGAGCATCTACTGCTGTAGACCAAGGTGCACCAGAGTGTGAAGGGTACCAAGACTAGGCTGGCCAAAGATCTTTAACCTCCAGGGTGAATGGAAACATTCAAGTATTCTCCTCTCAGCTGGGAATCCACAAGGGCTGTTTGCTTCGTGCAACCAAGTGATGGACCAAGACCCCTATCAACCTCCACTCAACCCACTAAAAGGCTGGTGCTCATAAACTTTTCCAGTGATATCCTCTGATTGACTGTGTGCAGAGGAAAATTGTTAAAGTAATATGCCAGATCCCAGAGAAGACAGAAGTACTGGCATTCCCACTTGGACTGTGAGTAGAAAGCCAGAAAGCTGAATCTTTGTCATGCAGCAGAGGAATCTGGCTGTAGGAGCAGCAGACTTCGGTGagggtgccccccacccctgagTTATCTGCTGGCCCCACCAAGGCTGGGGAGCCATTAGCTGTCCAGCAGTGAACTCTTGACTCCAGGCCAGCCCTGACCTGGAGCAGCACTGTCTCGTGTGACCAGTTCCAGAGGGGACACTGGGCCCCTATGGGGGTATGACCATGGAGACTAACACTGAAAGCCTGATTGAAGCAGAAGAGTGATTGGGGATGAAGGCAGGGACTGGCTATTTCTTGCCCTCAAAGATAGCTAGAGCTCTGGGGTAGGCGAGAAATTACCTATCTTTATGCCAACACATAGGGACTTCTctgataactcagctggtaaagagtcctcctgcaatgcgggagacctaggtttgatccctaggttgggaagatcccctggagatgggaacagctatccactccagtattctggcccggagaattccacgaactgtATAGTTCattaggtcgcaaagagtcggacacgactgagcgactttcactcacttcacatgccAACACATATACTCAAGGACACAAAGAGTTTGGATACCCAGGGGAAATTGGAGGCTTTCTGCACAGCTATTCCAACAGGGGTACCTAGTCCCATCCTCAGACTATATAGGTAGCTGACTCACAGAAGGATCATGGACACTGCCCAACGCTGTCCCTCTGCACTCGGAGGGAGTCTCATTCACCCTCCAGATGGTGCTGAGGCTTCCCAGAAAACGCAGCTGACTGGTCCTGACCTACAAACTGGGCTGTGATTTATTTTTCGCCTGGATAATGTTATTGAAAAGATGCCTGCACAGCGACAATCTACCTTTGTCCAAGAACACATCCTCAACCCGCGTTTCCTGGTGTGTGACTCTGATCTCAACAGGTCTTTGCCTCGAGAGACACAGAAGGAGTCACATGAACCGCTGGTGTTCACTGTCATCAGCTCCTTCTTACTACCTGGGGCCATACTCAGTGTTACCCAATTAGTACCCAGTGGGGACTTCCAGATCAATGCCATTTTACCTCCACCCTGACGGTCACAAATATCTGTACGGCAGGTTTGACTTGCTGTCACATAGCATGTCCCGGGAGCTTCTAAGACTGTCCACAGAAAGACATTTGGAGGAGTGGGGTAAACCTCCACAAAGGCAATCACCGACCTCTCCCCTAAAGTGTGTCAGATCAAGGAGGCAGGGACTCCATCTCCTTTGCTCACAACTGTGTGTGCATCCCCCACAACAATGCCTGGAATGAATTAGgctcttaaaaatttttgatgAGCAAAGgaaagtgtgtgcatgctcagttggttcagttatgtccgactctttgaaaccctatggactgtagccagccaggctcctctgccagggtctagcctcagcaggatccagggggtacccttgGGATGAACGGCATCAGCGAGAGAAGATGTGTGAGatcagccttgatagggccaagtctgcgagggagagagagagagagagagagagagtgaccagacagGGGGTGCAGCATAGTCTGGCAGGGCCTggccatgctttattttttactgtagcttttgtaccctaaattagtacatttctaaggggaagatagtttaacattacatcagcttgtccttcacgaaaccagggtgtatTCTGCATACttttttgtttatgagggtcttgtacattatcttctggccttggggcctattaacattttatgcaagtcaagtgaatgtaaacctattttctgtttttatggtgaccttaactgaaaggttaCAGTCTCACAGGGCAACAGTACAGCAAGTCACAACatagtagaagtataaccttgttaacagaAAAGTCAATTCTTCTGTAGAAGTTGTCAGATGAATTTATCTAAGAGGTTTACCCCACTCAGACTCTgtggcttcagtgaggcagcttctgcctagcactcctggctgacaattagcaaccatctcattgttaccacactagggctaagctcttatttttctagatttttaactatattaacaatggtttccataacacaaccttagcacattaagagcaaaaacacagcaagcaaatgttaacccaataaccaactttagaataatttttcttatattttctaataggactccttcacccccCAAAAAGGCTCTAcgtctattagggcctttatatgatcaggttctttatgctgttttatgattagggtattatgagcagttacgcatattagtaccaagggcataaacgcatttgccaaacaaactaaaataccagcaaaggagcttaaattaaaacactcctttcaccctggataatctcataaaataccaccacgtggaaacttattgattaaagttctaaattgattcttttttggaaagagatcggggaaggccttctgcctgtgtcacagaaattagggagtagtctactgaagcaagcatcagaaggacagatatcatctttaaggtgagcactgggggcagcttttcagaatccctgaaaacctgatctgccttgcctgtcaggttttctccctcatgaccttgtcatgggtgggatctcctgTGCCGGCTCCCggcactcctctgtccatgggatttcccaggtaaggatactggagtgggttgtcattttcttctccaggggatcttcctggcccagggattgaacttgcatcttctacactggcaggagggttctttaccactgagccctcagggaagccctctaagccCATTGCCAGCACCTAAAACTGGTAGGGAAGTTACAAGGCTCAAAAAGGTTTAGTAACTAGCTGAGGCCACACAGGAACAGAACTGgcaaaaaatgattaaataaaggaGGAATGACGGGCGATGGCCTTGCAAATTGCCTTCTTTTCTGAAGATGTGATATAAAAGGCTTGAGAGTTTACActactattaattttttaaaagatgtatttttctcCAAACATTAGAAAACTGATATCCTCGATATCACCGCAGTAATAgccattaccatatgtaaatgcTTAACATGCAGACTTCAAGACTCCCAGGTCTCCATGAATTTGACTTTAGAATGTGTTTCTATAGAGACAAGAAAGATCACTGGGGTTAGAGAATGGTCTCTGGTGTCAAGCTCCAGCTTGACTGATGAAGGATGTCTTgatgttttcttcctctcttccctggcCTACTGAATGAAACTGCACCAATTCCAAACATCTTCCTCTCTGCAAAAGAGGATATTCATGACATTTTCTGGAAAAGGGACAGTTCAATTGAAGTATATTTCTAGATTAACAGCAGGCATGGCTGCCTACCACCACTCCTTTGCTTGTCATTCCAAATCAAACATCTAACAAGTTAAGAAAAGGGACTCGAAGGTAGCCATCTGCCAGTGAAGTGACAGTCAGATCTACTCCCTGACCCTGAGGATCTCTTTACTTGATTCAGTTTCAGAGTTTTTACAGCATCAGCACCTGGGTCCCTAAAACTGTTCCTGGCTCTGAATCATTGACTAACCTGGTCCTGACAGTTGTCCAAAATAAAACAGTATGTCAGAAATACAATTCCTGGGTAAAAGCAAGCAAAGTTGCTTTTCTAATGACGCCtgtattctgtatatattctggACCCAGCATCCCATCTTCTCAAACCTTGAactgataatggctcaacaaaccagtacatcttactcatggaaatgtttttcttcaacTGTGTTAACGAAACTATgcatttgcttggaaatctgcctttcttcaagattcatgtcaattgtgtTATGGCCTGAGATGACTCCCCTTGTGCCATTCTATctaaaaatgcatgttgtgggagaggggccgGGTGCAACTCTCTCAGTCTTGAGGTGTTTCTTTTATCTGATTAGCAGCTTGCTAACAGGTATAAAACACCTTGCTAAAAACAAtcaagggggcactctttctgttcccttctgatgtctatgtcagaagctctctctatctctttttatactttaataaaactctgctacacaaaagctctgagtgatcaaggcttgtctctggccccagatcaAATTCCTCTACTCTGGAGGCCACGAATCCTGGGGTCATTCACGGCTCTCAGCCACAACCTTTcacaggggtggggagggcactgAAACCAGCTATTAGCTGGAGCTAATTCCTAACATCCAGGAGCAGTCAGGAATTCAACCACTGGATGATGCCTTTACAATCTTATCATAAGAAAAAGCACTGATATACTTTGCTTCCCTGTGACTGGCTTAAGGGCAGGTGAGCAGCAGAAAATATTTTGCCCTGGAAAGTATAGTGACCTGAAAAAATCATCAAAGGACAcaggagaagaaatgaaaggTGTGAAGTTAGGGACCGTGATAATAAGCTCCAACAGTGCAATGAAGAGAGATGAGATCAGTCAGGGAATAGATAGGGAACTTGCCATTAACAAAGGGATCAGATTGGAGAGCAGGGCCTGACCCCTGTTTCTTCCCAGTTGCTCTATGGTGCAATATTAGGTGTAGGGCTAGTCCAAGTATCACTTAATGAATTTCATCAAGATTTTAGAAAGTGCCCTGGTGTTGGCTCTAGACCTATTTGAGTCTCATCTCCAATCTGCAGTGTTGGGAAAAAGTATTTTTACTTCTGTGATTCTAAAATATCCTGAAATAAAACCTGGAAATAATTATCCCTCCCAGTGTTTCATAAAGATTaaatggtttctttaccagcatTAAAGTAGACCAGATATACAAAGAATAAAGCCTATATAACACAATAAAAACATCTGGGTAGTATGCAAAACTTATCTTTATAAATGCCTAGCTGCTCTGGGAAGAgactagagaattccaggaagtCCAGAAATAACAAGAAAGAGAATGCACATGAGTAAGAACTCACTAGCTCTGCTGATACACATCTCTTCCTGTGGTTGAGACCATTAGTTTGAATAGATCATTGTCA
This window harbors:
- the IFIT3 gene encoding interferon-induced protein with tetratricopeptide repeats 3; translated protein: MSEDNKNSLEQILPQLKCHFTWNLFKEETVSHDLEDRVCNQIEFLNSEFKATKYNLLAYIKHLKGQNKAALECLQQAEECIQQEYDDQAEVRSLVTWGNYAWVYYHLGRFAEAQLYVDKVKQVCQKFSNPYSIECPELDCEEGWTLVKCGGKKIERAKVYFQKALEEKPNNPEFSSGLAIAMYYLDDRPEQKSSVDILKQAVELSPDNQYIKVLLALTLQKMNEQAEGEQLVVEALEKAPCQIDVLRSAAKFYQGKGDLDKAIELLLTALESIPNNAYLYHQIACCYMEKVKQIQHTGESEASGNGEKIEELREHARNYMNKAIEKGLNPLHAYSDEFLENEECYQTAFSKELPSTKEEELHQHDCNPQEDREISEDTAVQCSLDGLPISTKSTEKEKTKFQLQNVAKNRLPQNVAYSWSLQGLIHKMNEELLQAAECYEKALGHLLRNSPSGIGSVFLPSTEREEGSEEMEQDADSSILRELPDP